A region of Nostoc flagelliforme CCNUN1 DNA encodes the following proteins:
- a CDS encoding glycosyltransferase — translation MTSVSISDNSSNFSGNSRSSLKKRTLLFRYLAEINLIFGIWYLQWRITHSINFDALWISIPLLIAEIYSYFGGVMFVIGLWRPLVRQVKSLDQMIPPIPRADWPTVDVFITCYNEPSEIVEETAKAALAMDYPPTKLCVYVLDDGNSADIRAMTERLCIEDLQSAQLQREANRIDAEHSSLLERLKQLQNLTPNTQAAEQWLQSSESEAKQFASEFVQSLRQFILWLPPQHQSISDSPAETLRERLTTERKALEEAIRKKELELVELSRFRYIARPKTPGVAHHAKAGNINYAIFSGETAGNFIVTLDADHIPKPNFIKRVLPYFYTYNLSTGKYDQNQIAFVQTRQDFYNIPPGDPFGHRANLFYGPLQQGKDGMNAAFYTGTNAILRREALVNVGLQNFADEFAKDEKRLDEFDLVGGVSSNSITEDMNTAMRLHSAGWKSIYHNELLAEGLAPDDLSSTLKQRLRWAQGTIQVLVRENPLTKSGLTFWQRLQYFKTMYSYFSGFATLVFICCPIIYFFTDIVPVKTYGSDFAIHFFPAFIINRLTFLAATWGIPASEVWRSEQYAIALFPLLIQAVCSVFTGQKINFQVTPKQRQSGIYIRLIWPQLAVFILTILGILWSLYRFAIGHLNNPLVHLLNSAWAIYNLLLLWAIIRASVWQPPKEV, via the coding sequence ATGACTTCAGTTTCTATTAGTGATAATTCCTCAAACTTTTCTGGCAACAGTCGCTCATCACTCAAAAAAAGAACGCTGTTGTTTCGCTACTTGGCAGAAATAAATTTAATTTTTGGGATCTGGTATTTGCAATGGCGCATTACACATTCCATCAATTTTGATGCGCTCTGGATCTCGATTCCTTTGCTGATAGCAGAAATTTATAGCTATTTCGGCGGCGTAATGTTTGTAATTGGGTTGTGGCGTCCTTTAGTGCGACAGGTTAAGTCTCTCGACCAGATGATCCCACCTATACCCAGAGCCGACTGGCCAACAGTGGATGTATTTATCACCTGCTACAACGAGCCGTCGGAAATTGTAGAAGAAACTGCCAAAGCTGCTCTAGCAATGGATTATCCGCCAACCAAGTTATGCGTTTATGTACTGGATGACGGTAACTCGGCTGATATACGAGCTATGACAGAAAGATTGTGTATCGAGGATTTGCAGTCAGCACAACTACAGCGAGAAGCAAATCGAATTGATGCAGAACACTCTAGCTTGTTGGAGCGTCTGAAGCAACTGCAAAATCTGACACCTAATACTCAAGCTGCTGAACAATGGTTGCAATCATCAGAATCAGAGGCGAAGCAGTTTGCTAGCGAATTTGTCCAAAGTCTGCGACAGTTTATTCTTTGGTTACCTCCACAGCATCAAAGTATAAGCGATTCTCCTGCGGAGACGCTACGCGAACGCTTAACTACCGAACGAAAAGCTTTAGAAGAAGCTATTCGCAAAAAAGAACTGGAACTTGTAGAACTCTCCCGGTTTCGATACATTGCTCGTCCCAAGACACCTGGTGTAGCGCATCATGCTAAAGCAGGCAACATTAATTATGCAATTTTTTCTGGAGAAACAGCAGGAAATTTTATTGTTACTCTAGATGCCGACCACATCCCCAAGCCAAATTTTATTAAGCGAGTTCTGCCTTATTTCTACACATATAATCTTTCAACAGGAAAATACGACCAGAATCAAATTGCTTTTGTACAGACTCGCCAGGATTTTTACAATATTCCTCCAGGCGATCCTTTTGGACATCGAGCAAATTTATTTTATGGGCCACTTCAACAAGGTAAAGATGGCATGAATGCTGCGTTTTATACAGGCACAAATGCGATATTGAGGCGTGAGGCATTAGTTAATGTAGGACTACAAAATTTTGCTGATGAATTTGCCAAAGATGAAAAACGTTTAGATGAATTTGATTTAGTTGGTGGGGTATCGAGTAATAGCATTACCGAAGATATGAATACAGCCATGCGTCTGCATAGTGCTGGCTGGAAATCTATTTATCACAACGAACTTTTGGCAGAAGGTTTAGCGCCAGATGACTTAAGTTCTACTCTTAAACAACGGCTACGCTGGGCACAAGGAACTATTCAAGTGCTAGTCAGGGAAAATCCACTGACAAAATCAGGGCTAACCTTTTGGCAAAGGTTGCAATATTTTAAGACGATGTATAGTTATTTCTCTGGTTTTGCAACTCTGGTTTTTATTTGTTGTCCAATTATCTATTTTTTTACGGACATTGTTCCAGTTAAAACCTACGGATCTGACTTTGCCATACACTTTTTTCCAGCTTTTATTATTAACCGTCTAACTTTTTTAGCAGCTACTTGGGGCATTCCAGCTAGTGAAGTTTGGCGTTCTGAACAATATGCGATCGCTTTATTTCCATTATTAATCCAAGCTGTGTGTAGTGTGTTTACAGGACAAAAAATAAATTTCCAAGTAACACCTAAACAACGCCAATCTGGGATTTATATTCGGTTAATTTGGCCACAGTTAGCTGTTTTCATCCTTACTATCTTGGGGATATTATGGAGTCTTTACCGCTTTGCAATTGGTCATCTAAATAATCCTTTAGTTCACTTACTAAATAGTGCATGGGCTATCTATAACTTGTTACTTCTATGGGCTATCATCCGCGCATCTGTTTGGCAACCTCCGAAAGAGGTCTAA
- a CDS encoding PIG-L deacetylase family protein: MNTNSASNNFDQRTVLTIYAHADDEVLPAAGTLSLMSKAGWNVRCLILTDGSLSSSPIKGTRHQEADAAGKIIGATYEFYALEEFNFSTQAVIKVTEEAIGRCQPDLIITHAPQPEKYGHRDHEVCAIAVSNVATRKNIPLWYSAPPVFLRGFEPNFFVDITSVIEEKVAAIGCYESESNKAFMQLDAILVLSRFWARELGQKDGYFEAFEISRQCVDASFFTAIANNHQAIKKS, from the coding sequence ATGAATACTAATTCAGCTTCAAATAACTTTGATCAACGAACTGTCTTAACAATTTATGCTCATGCTGATGATGAAGTCCTGCCTGCTGCTGGCACTCTCAGTCTGATGTCCAAGGCAGGATGGAATGTGCGTTGTTTAATTTTGACTGATGGTAGTCTTTCCAGTTCACCTATTAAGGGTACACGTCATCAAGAAGCGGATGCAGCTGGTAAAATCATTGGTGCAACTTACGAGTTTTATGCACTTGAGGAGTTTAATTTCTCAACACAAGCAGTGATTAAAGTTACTGAAGAAGCTATTGGGCGTTGCCAACCGGATCTGATTATTACTCATGCACCACAACCTGAAAAATATGGACATAGAGATCATGAAGTGTGTGCGATCGCAGTTTCTAATGTTGCTACTCGCAAAAACATACCTTTATGGTATTCAGCACCACCTGTTTTTTTGCGTGGTTTTGAACCCAACTTTTTTGTAGATATTACCTCTGTAATTGAGGAAAAAGTTGCAGCTATCGGTTGTTATGAATCAGAGTCAAATAAGGCATTTATGCAACTTGATGCCATCCTGGTTTTATCTCGTTTTTGGGCACGAGAGCTAGGTCAGAAAGATGGTTATTTTGAAGCTTTTGAAATTTCCCGTCAATGCGTAGATGCTAGCTTCTTTACTGCAATAGCTAATAATCACCAAGCAATAAAAAAAAGCTAA
- a CDS encoding STAS domain-containing protein, giving the protein MNLSVTVLELSGILDGIRGNELRREISGILANGADILLLDMKEVKFIDSSGLGALVSAMQMVRNANGKLFVCSISDQVRMLFELTKMDRIFQTFADQDEFNRQVLTTQ; this is encoded by the coding sequence ATGAATTTGAGTGTAACAGTACTAGAATTATCTGGAATTTTAGATGGAATTAGAGGTAATGAACTGCGTCGTGAAATTAGCGGCATTCTGGCAAACGGAGCCGATATTTTGTTGCTTGACATGAAAGAAGTAAAGTTTATCGATAGCTCTGGTTTAGGTGCTTTAGTATCAGCGATGCAAATGGTGCGGAATGCTAATGGTAAACTTTTTGTCTGTTCTATCAGCGATCAAGTCAGGATGTTATTTGAACTAACTAAAATGGATAGAATTTTTCAAACCTTTGCTGATCAAGATGAATTCAATCGCCAAGTATTGACAACACAGTAA
- a CDS encoding SpoIIE family protein phosphatase, with translation MFKILVIDDDPIVRTVLKKTLQNQGYDTSVASNGKEGITQAQLLRPALIICDWMMSQLDGLEVCRRIKADPELATTFFILLTARGAARGEEEDRVKGLDAGADEFVSKPIEMNELKARVRAGLRLHQLNQDLQSQKEALETLNQDLQTQKQILEAELAEAADYVRSLLPSPLVGAVTTENLFIPSAQLGGDCFDHHWIDEDNLAIYLLDVSGHGVGSALLSVSVLNVLRSQSLPNTNFCQPSEVLKALNHAFQMTKHGDKYFTIWYGVYHRLKRQLIYANAGHPPALLLSNTSTTSIQVKQLSSLDLPIGFLADVQFEDAVFDVEENSTLYIFSDGAYEINQSDSQIWGIDAFIDLLTKSSLKDTCNLNQLLANILTLNAQDNLDDDLSLVKVNFG, from the coding sequence ATGTTTAAAATTCTAGTTATTGATGATGACCCTATAGTGCGTACAGTACTGAAAAAAACACTCCAAAATCAGGGTTATGATACCAGTGTCGCCAGCAATGGCAAGGAAGGAATTACACAAGCACAATTACTACGTCCTGCTCTGATTATCTGTGACTGGATGATGTCGCAGCTAGATGGATTAGAAGTGTGTCGTCGAATTAAGGCAGATCCAGAATTGGCAACTACTTTTTTTATTTTATTGACTGCTAGGGGAGCAGCTCGAGGAGAGGAGGAAGATAGAGTTAAGGGACTTGATGCTGGAGCAGACGAGTTTGTTTCTAAACCAATAGAGATGAATGAATTGAAAGCACGGGTAAGAGCAGGGCTAAGATTACACCAGCTAAATCAGGATTTACAAAGTCAAAAAGAAGCTTTGGAGACACTAAACCAAGATTTACAAACCCAAAAGCAAATTTTGGAAGCAGAATTAGCTGAGGCCGCTGATTATGTGCGATCGCTTTTACCCTCACCACTTGTAGGAGCAGTGACTACAGAAAATCTGTTTATTCCTTCAGCACAGCTAGGTGGTGATTGCTTTGACCATCATTGGATCGACGAGGATAATTTGGCAATTTATTTGTTAGATGTATCAGGTCATGGGGTGGGTTCAGCCCTCCTATCTGTATCTGTGCTGAATGTTTTGCGATCGCAATCTCTACCGAACACTAATTTTTGCCAACCCAGTGAAGTCCTAAAAGCGCTCAATCACGCCTTCCAAATGACGAAGCACGGTGATAAATACTTCACAATCTGGTATGGAGTTTATCACCGCCTTAAACGTCAACTTATTTATGCCAACGCCGGACATCCACCAGCTTTATTGTTATCTAATACCTCTACAACAAGCATCCAAGTTAAACAGCTAAGTTCTTTAGATTTACCAATTGGCTTTTTAGCTGATGTCCAATTTGAGGATGCTGTTTTTGATGTTGAAGAAAATAGCACTTTATACATCTTTAGTGATGGTGCTTATGAAATTAATCAGTCAGATAGTCAAATTTGGGGTATTGATGCTTTCATTGACTTACTAACGAAATCTAGCCTGAAAGATACCTGTAACCTAAATCAACTATTAGCTAACATTCTCACCTTAAATGCTCAAGATAATCTTGATGATGACTTATCCTTGGTAAAAGTTAACTTTGGCTAA
- a CDS encoding ATP-binding protein — protein sequence MKNKIYLKVNTDLTASPQVLSWFEQMNQPPIPDKKIWWQCQTLMMEGFTNIVEHAHKNLPIETPIEIEAVRLDEYIEIRIWSQGEPFDLEQQLQQTAEFEENEQERGRGLKIMSAIADKLSYEPTVDRRYCLFISKYY from the coding sequence GTGAAAAATAAAATTTATCTCAAAGTCAACACAGACCTTACAGCGTCACCTCAAGTGTTGTCTTGGTTTGAACAGATGAATCAACCACCTATCCCTGATAAAAAAATTTGGTGGCAATGCCAGACTCTGATGATGGAAGGCTTTACTAACATTGTTGAACATGCTCACAAAAATTTACCTATCGAAACTCCTATTGAAATAGAAGCTGTGCGATTAGATGAATACATAGAAATTCGCATTTGGTCTCAAGGTGAACCCTTTGATTTAGAGCAGCAACTGCAACAAACAGCTGAATTTGAGGAGAATGAGCAAGAGCGTGGTCGTGGTTTAAAAATCATGTCCGCCATTGCCGACAAGTTGAGTTATGAGCCGACAGTAGATCGTCGTTACTGTTTATTTATTAGTAAATATTATTAA
- a CDS encoding ATP-binding protein gives MQYNEIELIGQPITKLIKEVNKYPLIVADIESIDISHNQDINPLVRELETVCYTKSGQTIPVAFSSSIVKTEIEHFQGYVYILRDMTERRQAELAKQEFLAMISHEVRTPISSVIGMASLLLYTELTDEQKDFVEIIYNSGDSLLKIINDFLDFSKIQSGNLELEEEHFGLRNCINEALYMLTPTAREKGLKLTFLDNPELPTKIVGDITRLRQVLINLINNAIKFTETGSIEVSVITRKNSNINHSSNANTDEIQFSVKDTGIGIPRDRLERLFKAFSQVDSSITRQYGGTGLGLAICKQLCELMGGRIWVESELSVGSTFYFTIAASVIPEESEVKSQELFLLSPHKSIPVSSSPAPASHKLRILLTEDNQVNQKIALKQLQSLGYSADVAGNGKEALQLLEKIPYDLILMDCQMPVLDGLETTREIHRWQESSFVSGRRPVVIAITANAMKEDKQMCLDAGMDDYLSKPVMKEKLAAALKHWGSVIFKAKETAATQQTIYRTDVGLVDLPIDWKRLHQLSENNPEFELELLQIFVEDIQPRLEVIKIAIADHDYEQLALQTHQIKGASANIGATAMYLAAEKLEQLAINQERRGTTNLISELEDFVKRIQEFLITTLNS, from the coding sequence TTGCAATATAACGAAATAGAACTCATCGGTCAACCGATCACAAAACTTATTAAAGAAGTCAATAAGTATCCCCTGATAGTTGCAGATATTGAAAGTATTGATATATCCCACAATCAAGACATAAATCCTTTAGTACGAGAGTTAGAAACTGTTTGCTATACCAAAAGTGGTCAAACAATTCCCGTAGCTTTTTCATCCTCAATAGTGAAGACAGAAATTGAACATTTTCAAGGTTATGTTTACATTTTGCGAGACATGACTGAACGAAGGCAGGCAGAACTTGCTAAACAGGAATTCTTAGCGATGATTAGCCATGAGGTTCGGACTCCAATTTCATCGGTAATTGGTATGGCTAGCTTGTTGCTATATACTGAATTGACTGATGAACAGAAAGATTTTGTTGAAATTATTTATAACAGTGGAGATTCCTTATTAAAAATAATTAACGATTTCCTTGACTTCTCCAAAATACAATCAGGCAACTTGGAACTAGAAGAAGAACATTTTGGTTTGCGAAATTGCATTAATGAAGCTCTTTATATGCTTACGCCTACAGCTAGAGAAAAAGGTTTAAAACTCACATTTTTAGATAATCCTGAACTTCCTACCAAAATTGTGGGAGATATCACCAGACTGCGCCAGGTATTGATTAATTTAATCAATAATGCTATTAAATTTACCGAAACTGGAAGCATAGAAGTTTCAGTTATAACCCGCAAGAATAGCAATATTAATCATTCTTCTAATGCAAATACTGACGAAATTCAGTTTAGTGTTAAAGATACAGGCATCGGAATTCCACGCGATCGCCTTGAACGTTTATTTAAAGCCTTCAGTCAAGTTGACTCCTCCATTACTCGACAGTATGGCGGTACTGGGTTAGGTCTTGCCATCTGCAAGCAACTGTGCGAGTTAATGGGTGGCAGAATTTGGGTTGAAAGTGAGCTTAGTGTAGGTAGTACATTTTACTTTACGATTGCCGCTTCTGTTATTCCAGAGGAGTCAGAAGTCAAGAGTCAGGAGTTATTTTTATTATCGCCGCATAAAAGCATCCCCGTATCTTCTTCCCCGGCTCCTGCCTCCCATAAATTAAGAATTCTCTTAACTGAGGATAATCAAGTGAATCAGAAAATAGCCTTGAAGCAACTCCAAAGCCTGGGTTATAGTGCTGATGTCGCTGGTAATGGAAAAGAAGCCTTGCAGCTATTAGAAAAAATTCCCTACGATTTGATTCTGATGGATTGCCAAATGCCAGTTCTCGATGGTTTAGAAACCACAAGAGAAATTCATCGTTGGCAAGAAAGTAGCTTTGTCAGTGGTCGTCGTCCTGTAGTAATTGCGATAACAGCTAATGCCATGAAGGAAGACAAACAAATGTGTCTAGATGCCGGAATGGATGACTATCTGAGTAAGCCAGTAATGAAAGAAAAATTGGCTGCGGCATTAAAGCATTGGGGAAGTGTGATATTCAAGGCAAAAGAAACAGCTGCCACACAGCAGACAATTTATAGAACAGATGTAGGTTTAGTTGACCTACCTATTGATTGGAAACGCTTGCATCAACTCTCAGAAAATAACCCAGAATTTGAATTGGAACTACTACAAATATTTGTTGAAGATATTCAACCTCGTCTAGAGGTCATTAAAATAGCGATCGCAGATCATGACTATGAGCAACTAGCGCTCCAAACCCATCAAATTAAAGGCGCTAGTGCCAATATTGGAGCCACAGCTATGTATCTAGCCGCAGAAAAACTAGAACAACTAGCGATAAATCAAGAACGTCGAGGGACTACTAACTTAATCTCAGAGTTAGAAGATTTTGTTAAACGCATCCAAGAATTTTTAATCACGACTCTTAATTCTTAA
- a CDS encoding nitrogen regulation protein NR(II): MNNLLSVCGIEYLIIDESFKILEMSLGLNRFADIPNKFKPGQDVRILFPELEGLEDIFDAIRQGEQENFELKGIMRSQDPASPLYIDIRITNNISDGHYSNQIIIVVEDATERMVLEQSLFQGANEANLLLRNLKASKQYIDQIVTSMADALLVTTLSGEIKKINHAAKSYCNITK; this comes from the coding sequence TTGAACAATTTATTATCTGTATGTGGTATTGAATATTTGATAATTGATGAAAGCTTCAAGATTCTAGAGATGTCTTTGGGACTCAATCGTTTTGCCGATATTCCTAATAAATTTAAGCCAGGTCAAGATGTTCGGATTCTATTTCCCGAATTAGAGGGACTTGAAGATATTTTTGATGCAATTCGGCAGGGAGAGCAAGAGAATTTTGAATTAAAGGGAATTATGCGATCGCAAGATCCAGCTTCTCCTTTATATATTGATATTCGTATTACTAATAATATCTCGGATGGCCATTATAGCAATCAAATAATAATTGTTGTCGAAGATGCGACAGAACGGATGGTTCTTGAGCAATCTTTGTTTCAAGGTGCAAATGAAGCAAATCTTTTGCTACGTAACTTAAAGGCTTCTAAACAATATATTGACCAAATTGTGACATCAATGGCAGACGCGTTGTTAGTGACAACGCTATCAGGCGAGATAAAAAAAATAAATCATGCTGCCAAATCCTATTGCAATATAACGAAATAG
- a CDS encoding Rab family GTPase, whose product MSTISQKICLFGDFGVGKTSLIRRFVESQFSDKYLSTVGVKISRKLVNVSEQDVLSVQDLQLIIWDIEGSNKFKAVAKNYFQGSKGGVIVGDVTQAETLNHIQEHIQTFLAVNPKSYIVVALNKSDMIAAEYLENIRQMYQFTEQANILDTYITSAKTGNNVDKIFQSLATHLI is encoded by the coding sequence ATGTCTACAATTTCTCAAAAAATATGCTTATTTGGTGATTTTGGTGTTGGTAAAACTAGCCTAATTCGCCGATTTGTTGAGTCTCAATTTAGTGACAAATATCTTTCAACTGTAGGAGTAAAAATATCTCGTAAATTGGTTAATGTTTCGGAACAAGACGTCCTTAGTGTACAAGACTTACAGCTGATAATTTGGGATATAGAAGGCAGTAATAAGTTTAAGGCAGTTGCTAAAAATTATTTTCAAGGTTCTAAAGGTGGTGTGATAGTTGGTGATGTGACACAAGCAGAAACGCTCAATCATATTCAGGAGCATATTCAAACTTTTTTAGCTGTTAATCCTAAAAGCTATATTGTTGTTGCACTGAACAAATCAGATATGATTGCAGCCGAATATTTAGAAAACATTCGTCAAATGTATCAATTCACCGAGCAAGCTAATATATTAGATACATATATAACTTCAGCTAAAACTGGCAATAATGTTGATAAGATATTTCAATCTTTAGCCACTCATTTAATTTAA
- a CDS encoding OmpA family protein, producing the protein MTQVDNLISQSVELKPEISVQIDNLMHLLIELKILESPEQSFPLSLSETENSNEPVTEEIEWLQLAPVTLEVCEAYLESDFNVIQDISNSSKINQEELENSIEIFTNFEEKLDNSEDVLQKLREILVGYELAEINNITAKIEQKLAKIENQIYDPKELINLLLPWISEILRLKITESREEIVEIIAPILDQTIRSRTEQDKISMSEAIAPVIPLAISQQIIIAPEEVSDAIAPAMGRAIKKQIEIEQNIVVDALYPIIGSTIAKYMAETIRAINRQVEETLSVEGIKRKIRAKLQGVSEAELILKEALPFTIQAIFLIHKASGLVISDIQHSDVEQLEAEMIAGMLTAIRSFANDCINQSGTMTELDAIEYGTSKIILEVAGYCYLAIVVRGEPSKNFIWKMRQFFSTVVKKYGDLIENFDGDPDLIPIEIHTLLEKLKDTDIQDKKKTKVSPLLVLSLTVISIILIPWGIWQYRSGVIHSIENQTSLALTSVPELAVYRLAVQVEHNKLKLTGRLPNQLLRQKAERIVKRTSPNWLIDNQILLVEVPADPVLAAAEVKRVTAVLNQTDNIAISAQYIAGKVAVEGTVNRIADAQIMNNAFEQIPGVKSVSSAVRVQPPQIEVRFYFQPDSASLMRADLVYKVQQVKFFLNQHPNKHLKIIGYSYDRTGVNKSQKLALARAKAVQQALIKLGIEPSRLQVISKTNLPPGIDVTHPLWLSRCVVLEAINKQF; encoded by the coding sequence ATGACTCAGGTAGACAATTTGATTTCTCAATCTGTTGAGTTAAAACCAGAAATATCTGTACAAATTGACAATTTGATGCATCTGTTAATTGAACTCAAGATTCTCGAATCACCTGAGCAATCTTTTCCTTTATCACTATCAGAAACTGAGAATAGCAATGAGCCTGTTACAGAAGAAATTGAATGGCTGCAACTTGCTCCAGTCACATTAGAAGTATGTGAAGCTTATTTAGAATCTGATTTTAATGTTATTCAAGATATATCTAATTCCTCTAAAATTAATCAAGAAGAATTAGAAAATTCTATTGAAATATTTACAAACTTTGAGGAAAAGTTAGACAACTCAGAGGATGTATTGCAAAAATTACGGGAGATATTGGTTGGATATGAATTGGCAGAAATAAACAACATTACAGCTAAAATTGAACAAAAGTTAGCAAAAATAGAGAATCAAATTTATGACCCTAAAGAGCTAATAAATCTACTGCTACCGTGGATTTCTGAGATTTTAAGGTTGAAGATTACAGAGTCGAGAGAAGAAATTGTCGAGATAATTGCCCCTATTCTCGATCAAACTATCCGCAGTCGCACTGAACAGGATAAAATTAGCATGAGTGAGGCGATCGCACCTGTTATTCCTCTAGCTATTTCCCAGCAGATTATTATAGCTCCAGAAGAAGTTTCAGATGCGATCGCTCCTGCAATGGGACGAGCCATAAAAAAGCAAATTGAAATTGAGCAGAATATTGTAGTGGATGCACTCTACCCAATTATTGGTAGTACCATAGCGAAATATATGGCAGAGACAATCCGTGCCATTAACCGACAAGTTGAAGAAACCCTTAGTGTTGAAGGCATCAAACGTAAAATTCGTGCCAAGCTACAGGGAGTTTCGGAAGCAGAATTAATTCTTAAAGAAGCTCTACCATTTACAATTCAAGCCATTTTCTTGATTCATAAAGCATCTGGTTTAGTTATCTCAGATATTCAGCACTCTGACGTAGAGCAGCTAGAGGCTGAAATGATTGCAGGAATGCTGACAGCAATTCGCAGCTTTGCCAATGATTGCATCAATCAATCTGGAACCATGACAGAATTAGATGCAATTGAATATGGCACATCCAAAATAATTTTAGAAGTTGCAGGATACTGTTATTTAGCGATTGTTGTACGAGGAGAGCCAAGCAAAAACTTTATTTGGAAAATGCGGCAATTCTTCAGCACAGTCGTTAAGAAATATGGTGATTTAATTGAAAATTTTGATGGCGATCCAGATTTAATTCCTATTGAAATTCATACACTTTTAGAAAAACTGAAAGATACAGATATTCAGGATAAAAAGAAAACAAAAGTATCACCGCTACTAGTATTAAGCTTAACAGTTATCAGCATCATTCTCATTCCTTGGGGCATTTGGCAATACCGTAGTGGAGTTATACATTCCATTGAAAATCAAACTTCGTTAGCTCTAACTTCTGTTCCAGAACTAGCCGTATATCGCCTCGCTGTACAAGTAGAACACAATAAATTAAAATTAACAGGACGATTACCTAATCAACTTCTTCGCCAGAAAGCAGAGCGAATTGTCAAAAGAACCTCTCCTAATTGGTTGATTGACAATCAAATTTTATTAGTAGAAGTACCAGCAGATCCTGTATTAGCTGCTGCTGAAGTCAAACGAGTCACAGCAGTTTTAAATCAGACTGACAATATAGCAATTTCCGCTCAATACATAGCTGGTAAAGTAGCTGTTGAAGGAACTGTCAACCGAATTGCAGATGCTCAGATTATGAATAATGCATTTGAACAAATTCCAGGCGTAAAATCTGTGTCTAGCGCGGTGCGAGTACAACCCCCACAGATTGAAGTTAGATTTTACTTTCAACCCGACTCAGCGAGTTTAATGAGAGCAGATTTAGTGTACAAGGTTCAACAGGTCAAGTTTTTCCTCAATCAGCACCCAAATAAGCATTTAAAAATCATTGGTTATAGTTATGACCGTACTGGCGTGAACAAATCTCAAAAATTGGCACTGGCGCGAGCAAAAGCTGTACAACAAGCACTGATTAAATTAGGTATTGAGCCATCTCGCCTACAGGTCATTAGTAAGACAAATTTACCACCAGGAATTGATGTAACTCACCCCTTGTGGTTAAGCCGTTGTGTCGTTCTAGAAGCGATAAATAAGCAATTTTAA